DNA from Desmodus rotundus isolate HL8 chromosome X, HLdesRot8A.1, whole genome shotgun sequence:
aatgttcAACAATAATAAAGCAGTGAAAAAACCACATATCTATATCTAAATATGgaaatagatacatacatacatacatctatctattcatctatctaACCCATACACTGGAATACTAAACAACCAAGGAAAGTAttttagaagaatatttaatgacgTGAAAAGAAGTTGGAGAATATCTAACTATACATCTATATATATctacattatatatttatgtcTGAAAAAGCAGATATTGAAACAgtatatacattaaaattcacATATATATCACGTGAAAAATATTGGGCTGGTGCAGTTGAAAATGATTGAGGAAGACATGGGTGGTCATAAGGATGGATTCCTAACCAGCGACATCAATGTCCTTCTGCTAACTTGTCtgctttgtgatttctttttctgcaatgaagctgagttttttgtttgtttcttggggtttttgttgttgtttgttgttgttgttgttgttgttgtttttgacaATGGGAAAATGGCAGGAAGTAggcacaggggaaggaggtgataCGCAGTACTTAAATCCAGGAAAACAACCAAGGACAGCAAAATGCCATTTGCAGCTCATCCAGCTGGccaacacacacacgctcacacacatcAATTACAGTTACCAGGAGACTATGCAGGGGAAACGGGCATACTCTTTTTTACTAGCTGTGCTGGTAGGCATGAATGCAAATCAGTACAACACTGGTGAAGGGGTCTTTTGGCGACAGACAGGGAAAGTGTTTAAACTGTCCATATGTGGATCCTACAAGTCCGCAGTTAGTATGACTGTCTGGTATGCCAGCAAAGATTTGGCTTGACAAGGAAGGAGTCACTCATCAGAGTATGTGGTGTTGGGTTTAAACATAGGGAAAGAGCTAGGCACCACCTGAATGTCCAACGATGCCGGAATGGTTCCAGAAATGTGAAGATCCATCGATACACTCTGCAGGCACTGAATATGACATTTCAAGGAGCCTGTTGAATGCCATGGAAAGAAGTTCAGGGAgttgatttttgtttggttttagttTGTGAAAATGCATGTTCAGAAACACCACATACATGATCCGGTCTGTAACAGTGTgttaaaagggaaggagaggtagggggtgagaatggggaggggagggagggacagaagacAGCCTGGAGAAACAGCACACCAGAAAGGTACAGGTAGTTGTCTCTGGGTAGCAGGATAAGGGGTAGCAATTACTCTCTTGGCTTCCCCTCATCtgatttccttctccccttctgaTGTTTCTACCATGAATGGTATCACCTGTGCAGTAAACAAAGCAAGAAGGTGCTTTCTAAAACCAAAccaggaggagaggaggcagcGTCTAGTTGATCAAATGGCACAGAGTAGCAAGATTATTCACAACGCCCTTGGTGagtttgggggaaagggaggaaggaaagagaacagaagaTAGAGGgtgaaagggagggtgggggggggagagagcgagagcgCTGCACTCTCAATACAACACACTGCTGGTGGGTTAGGGGGACAAAGAGCGGGTTGTAAACCGAGTCGGAGCCAAGGTTTGGCTCTGCTGGCTGGCTCGCTCCTGGGATGTCTTCATCGCAGGGTGGCCTCTTCATCGGTGTCTTCCTCGAAATCTTTGACGTCAGCACTGGTGGACTGCCTGGCCCAAGCTCCCCTTTCAGCCTCTCGTTCTTTATGGGACTTGAATCTCCCAACGAAAATTTTCCGGTAGTTCAGGAACATGCCATTCATTGCATCAATGGCCCGCTCAGCGGACTCCTGCTTCTGGAAGTGCACGAAACCATAGCCCTTGGGCCCCTTTTCGTCGCAGGCCACTTTGCAGGAGAGGATGTTGCCGAACGCCGAGAAGATGTTGTACAGAGCCTTGTTGTCGATGGTCTTGCCCAGGTTCTTGATGAAGACGTTGCCCACCCCGCTCTTGCGCAGCGAGGGGTCCCGCTGGGACCACATGATGCGCACTGGCCTGCCCTTGATGACATCAAAGTTCAGGGTCTCCAGGGCGCGCTTGGCATCCACCGGTTGCTGGTAGTTGACATATGCGTAGCCCAAGGAGCGGCGGGTGATCTTGTCTCTGCAAATGCGGATAGAAAGGATAGGCCCTGCGGGGCTGAACTTCTCGTACAGCATTGCCTCTGTCACCTCAGGGTGCAGGTCCCCCACGTACAATGAGGCCATAGGAAAGTCTGGGTTCTCTTCGGAGCCCCCGCTTGTCTCCACATCCGCGGTGgctgcagccgccgccgccgcctccacTGCTGCCAccgcctccgcctccgcctccgAATCCTCAGCAGCATCCTTCTCGTCCAGTGCGGGCGCCTCAGCCTCGGCTGCTGCAGAGGCTTCGTCGGCACTGGCCTCTGCCACCGCCACGGCTGCTGCCGCCAGAGCGGCCTCTGCCTCGTCCCCGGCCAGCGCTGCTGCCGCCTCCCCCAGGGTGGCCTCTGCCACTGCCTCCTCTACggaggcctctgcctccacctcaGTCTCCACTTCTGCTTCCGTCTCTGCCACCGAGGCCTCCGCCACCGCCTCTGCCACGGTCGCCGCCGCAGCCTCCGCCGCCGCTgcagccgccgccgctgccgccgccgccgccgccactgtCGCAGCTGTCGCCACGGTCGCCGGTGCTGCCGGGCCGCTGCCGCGACCTCCCTTCCCTCAATCTGGTGGGGGGTGTCGAggcaggagagggcaggagggctggTGGGCTCCGGAGCCCGGGGCGGGGACGTGCTGGGGCAGGGGACCCTGGACCCTGGGCCAGCAGACCTGGCGAGACCAAGTCACCTGGGATGGCAGGCACTGCCAGGAGCGCGCCTTTGCAAGTCGCCGCAGCCTCCAGTTTACTGCTGCCGCTGCTCAGCCGTGGGCGGCAAGCGTGCGGGGCGCGGGAGGGCGGCgcgtggtggggggcagggggtgttgGCGTGTGCGGTCCGGGCAGCTGGGAAGGCTTCTGTCTCTTTGGTTCCCCCTGTGGCTGCTGCGGGGCTGCGGgcggtgggagggggcaggaccGGGAGGCTTGGGTTGAGGGTAACGTGGGTGTGAGTCCTCAGCCTCTCAGGTCGCCTAAACACTATGAAGCAGCAGCAGGGAAAGGGCTCCACGGTGCACTGAGGGAATACAGGTTCGGTTTAGGGTGTTTTGTGTTATTCCTCCTCACCCCATAGAACATTTAAGTGACTGGACCAACTGCGTCGTAAGAGGGGGTGGGTGGCATTGTGAACACACTTGCCTGGCCTGAACAAAGCCAAGCAAAACGTTTTCCTCACATTCAGGTGGGTTCTTCCCACCTCAGCGTGCACACACACTCTCCAACATCACTGCCACCAGGGAAACAACTCCTTTTTTGAGTGGGAGCTGGGGCAAGTGGGGCAAACTCTCCTGCACTCTGCTGACCCATTTTCTCAAAcatccctccccctttcccagcTCTTTGCCTCCTCTGCAACACTTGCAAAAGAGGGAATAGAGAACAGAAGAACACATATTCACATATTCATAATGCCACACCACAAGTATCTATGGAGCAAGTTGCATGTCGGTCCTTGAGGATGCAGGGCCCTGGGGCGCAGAAGGACACAGTCTGGTTTTGAGCTTGTCCTTGGGAGCACACAGTCTGGGCTGGAAACCCGGCCCTTGCTCCAGACTATGGGAGACCTGGGGGCCTAGGTTTTTCAGCCCTCCaactcctcccactcccccccccccccccccccccccccccccccccgtctcaaCAAATGCAGCCCGGAAGGGGAGGAAGCAAGAGCCCCCTGTTCACACTGCTGTCTTTACTGAAGCCCTGCAGAAAGATGAACCAAGGACTGGGGACATGGCTTGGTCCAGAGCAGGTGCTTCTTTGCTCTTGGCTCTCAGCTCAAGGCGCTCAGGTACCCAACACAAACCAAGGAATGCACATCCATGTTCAAAGCAAAACTCAACCCTGAAATCGCTCTAGAATGGGGTGCCTGGTCGCAGCTCACCGGCTAGTATTAATGGAAGCCTGATCAAGTACTTGGCACTGGGGACTAAGGGACAAGCCATGCCATAAGTGAGCACTGTGTGTTGCTGTGTTGGAGCTGTGGGGTGGGGTAAGAGAAGGTGACCAGTGTGTGCTGTGGGGGCACAGACACCACACAGGGCCAAATGCTGAAGGGACAAGCAAGTGAGCAACCATTAGAGTAGCGTGTAACAGAGACGAGAGTCCCACTTCCTCTAGAAAGGAGAACCCACACACTAACTCTTCCTGGTAGGAACCAAGCGAGGATGCACAGAAGGTCAAACCCCAAAGGTGAGCTCTGAAAGATGAGCAGCAGTCTACCATGTTGAGGCAGGAGGGAAGGCATTCCAGACAGACAGCTCACTCTGTGTCCAAGACCCTGGGGCATGCTGGCGCATGCATGGTCATTTATGTTCATGCCTGAAATCTGTACTGGACAGACCTCATGGTCTCCAGGGGCCCTGTGGCCTGAGATGGAGCTGGAAGGTGTGGGGCCCTGAAAAGCAAGGGACAGTGCCTGGACTCCATACCCAAGCCAACAGGCACCACCTAGCACATTCAAGGAGGGAATCAGTATGATCACATCTTCAGAAAGGGTACAAATTGAACATCAATGCAGAAAGTAGCTAAGACagcagatcttaaaagttcttctCATCCCAAGGGGGGAAAAtgtgtaactatgtgaggtgatggataacTAAAGTGATTCTGGtagtcatttcacaatatatacatgtatcaaatcattatgctctatgccttaaaattaaacaatgctatatgtcaattgtatcttgctaaaattggggggggggcatCAATACACATAGAGACCCATgtgtgccccccacacacacacacacaactgacaGAGAGCTGATAGAACAAAAAGAAGACAGTCGGATGTGGCCAGTTCCTGTGAAGAGTCAGAACGACCCTTGcctttgtccttcctttccttccatgaATAGGGGTTTCAGGCTTACCGTGAGCCTGGCATTGAACTGTGAACTGCAGTGGGGGtcagctattaaaaaaatcatcaaaccATAGTGCCTCCCCTCAGGGCATCTCAGTCCACTAAAGCTCAGGCTGCCCATATACATAAAACAGAAATGCCAGTAGAGGGCTGTAGGTGCTATGTGATTGGAAGAGAGTGGCTAAGGAATTCCGTTGCAACAGCACatattctctcttcctcctcactccCATCCATGCACCACCTTCTTTGGATAAGTGAAGCTGTTTTCTGTGATGATAGTATTGGTGGGTCTGGGGAGTTGCACATGATAGAACCACCCTAAACCTGTGGAACTGACTGAGTCACTGTGGAGTGTGAAGCAGTAAGAACTTTCCCATAGCTGCCTGGAATGCATCCCAAGATAGCTGAgaagcagacacacagacagataCCTAGTCACTTTGCAAAGTCCAGCCCTCTGCCCCTAAACAGGGCTAGTGCcagaaaagggaaaggacagaCACTTAGGAAAAGCCTGTTATACAGCTGGTGCCCGACCAAAGTGATCACTGTGACTGCTGTCAGGAGCCATCTCTGGGTGAAGGGGGTCTAGGTAACTTGTACGCAGGAGGCAGATCAGCTGTACCTCACCATAACAGCTGGCCATCCAAGGAGGGACCAGAAAAGGCATAGGCTAAGGGGCAAGCCATGACTGCTAAGGGTTAGGGAATGTGGGGATGATGACAAGAACTTCCTAGCCCATTGTTAGGGAACAAAAATGACAACGGCAGGGGGTGGGTGCAATTCAAGGACCAGGACTCAACAAGATCTCCTTCCCTGGCTTTGACTTACAGCCCACAGAGCCAACGGAGATCAGTGGaacagcagggcagggagaggttCTGGGAAGTCATGCTGTGGCCAGCAAATCCCCAAACCTGTCAATCCTGAAGACAATCCCTAAACCCGTGAATCTCCAGCAACAGAAACAGGGCTACTGAAGTGACAAGGAGAGCAGCTAAGGCATTGCTCTCCAAGTCCTTTCTCCCAGACGACGTCACCATGGGATTCCctcattccccgccccccccccccgccccaataATTGCTGGCCATCTGCAACCAAAAGTGGTCTGACTAGTAGGCACTGTGACAGAGGCCAAACACGAAGAGCCCTGTGGAGCTTcagtggagggagggacaggTCCCTTTCTTGTGGGAGGAAGTGTTATTCATTCCACTCACTCAGTGATTCCACGAGTATTTATGGAGGGCCTTAAGTGTACCAGGCATTCTTCTACTCAGAGGGTCCCTGCACTCAGGAACTTTATCTTCTGGTGGGGAAGACaggcaaataaacacatgggaaATGTAAACATACTTAAAGGTTCCTGCAGATGCCCTCAGAGAAATAAGATTACTTGGTACATGTTATCTAGTAGCCAAGAGAAGTGTCAAACTTCAGGGATGGCCTTTCTGAGGACAATGAAATGTGGCCAGTTCTGCTAGGAACCAGGTGAAAACCTGCCCAGCAAGGAGGCCTGCAATTCCCTTGGCTTTGTGGCAGAAAAGAGGGGCACCAGAGAGGCAGAAAAGATGCCAGTGTGGCCGGAGCCCAGTGAAAGAGGACATGGAGGAAACCGAGGAAGGTGCAGTGGTGGGAAAGAGCCATGACGAAGAGTTTGGTTTTTACTCAAAGTGCTCTggggagccagagagagaggatggaatCAAGGGAGAGCCACGATCTAATTATAGTCAATAATTTCCCCTGGCCACTCTCTGTGGATCATACTACCAGTGGGCAGGAAgcaaaggaaaggagggggacCAATTTGGTCCCCCTCGCAGtagtccaggtgagagatggcAATGGCTTGGCCCAGACTGGCAGCACAAATTTGGAGAATCATGCATGGGTTCACATGTTagtttagaaagagaagagacatCTCTTGCTGACGGATTGAAGGCAGTCGGTGAACaaacttaataaatgaatgattacTATGAGACTATTTTCTTGCAAGCCTTGGTCGTGGAGGTGTTGTGTGCGCTCACATAACACAAAACGGGCAATGGGTGTGGCAGATGCGGAGAAGGGAGAAGCCGGGGGTGAGTGTCAAGAGCTCTTATTTGCACACATTGGGGTCTGAAGTCTATTTGTTATCAATGTAGGCTGCAGAAACAAAATTACTGAGACAACAGGAGACAGTATTTAAAGCCATGAGCCTAGGCGGGATCACCTAGAGAGAATATAGTCAGAAGAAGGTGCAGGGCTATTCCCTGGGACAGGACAACATCTAGAAGTTGGGTCGAAAATAACGAGCCATAGGAAGACATTGAGAAGGACTCGGGCAGTTGAACGGACCGACCTCAAACGTGACTTCTCTCCTAGGCTTGCGTGGTCCAGCCTCAATGTCCTCACTCAGTCCTGCTTTCGGTGCTCCTGGCTGCACATGCATGGAAGTGGTTTAACACGGGACAATAAAGACTTTGTGTGCTGGGGTTTGGACTTCGCTTTCTGTTCACTTCTCAGCAgagctttaatttaaaaagagataggTTCAGATACTGAGACGTTGAAAGAGTGTTTGGAGCCAGCACTCCTCTTCCATTTCATATGGCCTACCTCCTTCTTCCTaccaggagggagaaatagaaaggCATGGGGATGCCATTCAGAGAGCAGGGTGAAAAGAGTACAAAAGAATGGAAGGACGTAAGGGGTGGGGAGTACCTGTGGGCAGAGGGATAGATCGACTCTATATGCAAAAATGAATCAAAACACTGAAAAGGGGGGTCTGCACAAAGAAGACTCTTTCCATGAATTTCCCATTGACATAGTTGTAGGAAGCATGCTCAGGGGAATAGAGCATAAAAGCATAACTGTATTTTGGAGTGGGGGAATTGTCAATTCACACTGTGCCCACAAATTCTCCCGAAAGAAAATAATCACGGGATACATGCCCACAAAAAAGCAGCCTTAGGCGTTTATTTGGGAAGAATGGGAAAGTGCTTGGGTGTGCCTctgttatttaacaaataataacaatCATTAGTAAATTGTCTTGATTAAATACAACACACCACTTGGGGGGGACTGATATGTGGGGCAGAGAAGGAATGGAAATTGGGCCTATAGACGTGAGAGCCCAGGACATCAGGACATGCACACGAGCATGTTTATCACAGGGTTCCTGTTGGGCCAAGTAGGACGCAGAACAAGCACTCATCGTTTGGGGGATGGATGAAGAAGACTGTAGGGCAGCCATTTCATGAATTACTATGCAACCATTAACAAGTACGAATTGGGTCCATATGGGTTGACTTGGGGGAACCCCCAAACACACTATTATTAAGTGAGAACATCATATGGCAGAGAAGGGAACAGTATAAGGTCCTACTTTTGGGGGGATTGAAAGAAGTTATGTGGTTGTGATCTCATACTTTTCTGTCTGCCCATTTGATATCTCCACCTGGATGTCTCAGGCATTGGTCCTTAAACGGCAAAACTGGAACTCCTGAACTTCTTTCACCTCCTGCCCTCTACACTCCCTAACTTTGTTCCTGCCACAGAAGTCTTCCCCTTCTCAATGAATAGCATCACCATCTACCCAGGTattcaagtgaaataaaaatggaggGGCACCCTTATTTCCTTCTTCTCACAGTCCCACATCCTCCTCCAGCCACTATCTCATCTTTCAGCAACCCTTATCCCCTCCACCTACCAAACACCACTGGAATCTCTCCAACTCCACTGGAGTCATCCACCATTATGTCTCTCATGGGTTCCTGCCATAGCTTCCTAACTGGTCGCCCACTCTGACCAAGCCCCCTTCCTTCTCTAGCCAGTAGCCAGACTGCTTTTTTGAGAAATGAatggttctttttctcttcccttacaTGAAAACCCAGAACAGCTCCTCATTTCACTTCCAGGAGAGTGAAACCTCCTCAACATGGCCTAGTTATAATAAGCTGCATGACTTGGCCCTTGCCAACCTTGCCATTGTCACCCTTCTGCATCCTGGTCATTGTGAGCCTTCTCTGAATACTCTGAATACTCCAGGATCCAAGCTGAAGCCTTTCTGAGGTCTTCCTAAAAGGAcgtctttctccatcctttcaaAATCATGAACAGACTTTAAAGCACACAGACAATTACAGTGAGTCAGAGAACATGCACCCCGGTACACATCACtcagaatgaacaaaaaaaaaatagcatttatctTACTTTTGTTTCAGATGTTTAGATATTTATGACaacaaaacaatgcaaaataCAGCTACCATCCCCGACGGAGCCCTCCACGACCACATTCCCTTCTCTCCTCGCCTCCATAGGACACACTCCTAGGCCACTTCTGGGCGTGACTGAGGGCAGGAGACAAACAACGCCTTGACTTGTCTCTctaattcccttttctctctctgtctctttcccctcACTCTTTCCCTGAGCTTGAGAATTTCTCTGACCTTTTGCTGTCCGTCTCTCAGAAGCAGATAGGCCCCATAAAAGAGAACATAATTGGTGATATTTGTACTTAGGATGGGCATGAGAAATGAAGTCGCTATTCTCCCAGCAGTTCTTGCATATTCCTAAGTAGCTGGGCCTAAATTCCTCAAAGAATATGGACCTTGGAGTTCAATGGATATGTAGACAGAATTCCAGAGCAGAACACTTCTCCACTCGGCCTCAGGATGTGCCTTCAGTTTGAATTTCAGAAACCCTATTAAGGTTcttgggaattttattttttaattaaccggattggggtgacattggttaatgaggttatataggtttcaagtatacaattccacgagacatcatctgtatattgtattgtgtgcccaccacccgaaGCCAAGACTTCTTCACAAATTCCTAATAAAGGGTAAGGGGGgtcaaataaaagaaattttcttttttttaaaatatatttattgattatgctattacagttgtcccatttcccgcccccctcactccactccatcctgcccaccccctccctcccacattccccgcctatagttcatgtccatgggtcatacttataagttctttggcttctatatttcctacactattcttaccctccccctgtctattttccacctatcatctatgctacttcttctctgtacctttcaccccctctcccccacccactcccctattgacaaccctccatgtgatctccatctctatggttctgttcctgttctagttgtttgcctagtttgctcttgtttttgttttaggtgtggttgttaataactgtgagtttgctgtcatttttactgttcctatttttgatcttctttttcttagttaagtccctttaccatttcataaaataagggcttggcaatgatgaacttctttaacttgaccttatctgagaagcactttatcttcccttccattctacatgatagctttgctggatacagtaagattggatgtaggcccttgcctttcatgacttggaatacttcttgccagccccttgttgcctgtaaggtctctttggagaaatcagctgacagtcttatgggaattcctttgtaggtaactgtctccttttctcttgctgcttctaagattctctccttctgtgtaatcttggctaatgtaattatgatgtgccttggtgtgttcctccttgggtccagcttctttgggactctctgagcttcctggacttcctggaagtctatttcctttgccagactgaggaagttctccttcattatttgttcaaataagttttcaagtttttgttcctcctcttctccttctggcaaccctataattcggatgttggaacgtttcaagatgtcctggaggttcctaagcctctcctcatttttccaagttcttgtttcttcattcttttctggttggatgtttctttcttccttctggtccacaccattgatttgagtcccagtttcctttgcatcactattggttccctgtacattttcctttgtttctcttagcataggcttcattttttcatctggttttcgaacagattcaaccaattctgtgagcgtcttgataaccagtgttttgaactgtgcatctgataggttggctatctcttcgtcgcttagttgtatttcttctggagctttgaagtgttctgtcatttgggcaatttttttttttttttttgtcttggcgcggctgttactttaaggggcggagccttaggtgttccccagggcggggtaacgctggtcgctgcactgtgacgctgtacatgggggaggggccgagagggagcaatggcgcccgctccactctccaccggacctcaatctttcactccactacccacaatcaaactgggcccccgCCCCCCCTGCGCTGGCTCCCGAGTAGGCGGGCCCgcgcacgccccaggcccctgtgggtccctccaacgacCGCCCccgcgaggctgggagtctcccccgctgcggccccaacccccaccggcgttttcaatcagaggt
Protein-coding regions in this window:
- the LOC112299981 gene encoding polyadenylate-binding protein 1-like 2 is translated as MASLYVGDLHPEVTEAMLYEKFSPAGPILSIRICRDKITRRSLGYAYVNYQQPVDAKRALETLNFDVIKGRPVRIMWSQRDPSLRKSGVGNVFIKNLGKTIDNKALYNIFSAFGNILSCKVACDEKGPKGYGFVHFQKQESAERAIDAMNGMFLNYRKIFVGRFKSHKEREAERGAWARQSTSADVKDFEEDTDEEATLR